The genomic stretch ACCCCGCTGCTGCCGGCTGAACTGGAAGTGCTGGGGCCGCGCAGCGCCCGGCTCACCCTGCACGAGGGCCGCTACCACCAGGTGCGGCGGATGTTCGCTGCGGTCGGCAACCATGTCGCCGTGCTGCATCGCGAACGCGTCGGCGGGCTGGCGCTGGACGAGCTGCCGGTGGGCGAATGGCGGATGCTGGGTGAGGGTGACCGCGCACAGCTGTTCGCGATCTGATCCGCGGCTTCGCCGTCAGTGGGGTGCTTTGTCTGAGAGCAGCGCGCGGAACCCCTCGAACCCCAGCTCCCGCGCCGTCGCGATGTTGCGGTCGATGATCGCATCCGGCTCCGGATAGGCCGCCACCGCGCGGTCGATACTGGCTTCGCGCAGCAGGTGCAGGATCGGCCACGGGGCGCGATTGGTGAGGTTGGCCGGATCATCCGGCGTGCTGTCGGCGAACTGGTAGTCGGGGTGGAAACTGGCTACCTGCAGCACGCCGTCCAGGTCCATTGCCTCGACCAGTCCATCGGCATCGCCGAGGAAATCGTTGTAGTCGAGAAAATCGGCCAGCGCCTGCGGATGCACCAGCAGGGTGGTATCGACGACCTCGGCGGGGGTGTCGCGCAGCAACGCCAGCTCCTCGCCCAGCTGTTCCAGCAGGGCGCGCTCGGTGCTGGCGTCGCTGACCACGATCCGCACCTGCTGCTTCGCATACACCGCCTTCGCGAACGGGCAGAGGTTCAACCCGATCACCGCGCGCTCCAGCCAGCGGCGTACGCCGGCTTCGATGGCTTCGGCGTCGAATGCGGCGTCCTGGCTCATGGCGTCGCTCAAGCGGGTCAGTCGCGGAAATTGTCGAACTGCAGCGGCAGCTCGAATTCCTGCCCGCGCAGCAGCGCCATCGCCGCCTGCAGGTCGTCGCGCTTCTTGCCGGTGACGCGCAGCTTGTCGCCGTTGATCTGCGAATCGACCTTCAGCTTGGCGTCCTTGAGCGCACCCTGGATCTTCTTGGCCAGCTCGCGCTCGATGCCCTGCTTCACGGTCACCTTCTGGCGCGCGCCGGCCAGGTTGGTCTCGATGTCGCCAAACTCGAGACAGCGCACGTCGATCTTCCGCGCGGTGAGTCGCGCGCGCAGGATGTCGGTCATCTGCTGCAGCTGGAAATCGCTGGGCGCGGACTGGCTGATGACGTTGTCGTCGAGCGCGAACTTGGCGTCCACGCCCTTGAAGTCGAAGCGCGTGGTCAGCTCGCGGCTGGCCTGGTCCACCGCGTTGGTGAGTTCGTGGGTGTCAACGATGGAGACGATGTCGAAGGAAGGCATGGCATTCGGCACGGTGACGGGGCGGGCAGGTTACCGCATGCTGGGCGGATGCCGATGTCCCCCACGATGCCTGACCCGCACCCACGCCGCGCCATCTGGCTGATGCTGGCCTCGGTGGCGCTGTTCTCGCTGATGGATGCGGGGCTGAAAACGCTGGCTGCGCACTACCCGCCGTTCCAGGTGGCGGCACTGCGTGGCCTGTCCTCGCTGCCGCTGGTGCTGGCTTGGGCGCTGGCCACCGCCGGCCCGCGCGCGCTGCTGCGGGTGCGCTGGCCGCTGCATCTGCTGCGCGGCCTGCTGGGCATCGCGATGATGGCCAGCTTCGTCTACGCGCTGAAGACGCTGCCGCTGTCCACCGCATATTCGATCTTCTTCGTCGCCCCGCTGCTGATCACTGCGCTGTCGGTGCCGTTCCTGCGCGAGCGGGTGGGGCCACGGCGCTGGATCGCCATCGCCATCGGCCTGCTCGGCGTGCTGGTGGTGCTGCGGCCGACCGGGCAGGGCATGCTTACCTTGGCCGGTGGCGCGGTGCTGCTGGCCGCCTTCGGCTATGCGGTGTCGGCGATCACCGTGCGGGTGCTGGCGCGTACCGACAGCACCCAGGCGATCACCTTCTGGCTGCTGGCGTTGATGGCGCTGGGCGCGGGCGCGCTGGCGGCGCCGGGCTGGGTTGCGCTGCGCGGCGAACACCTGTGGATCGTCGCCGCGATCGGCGTGGCCGGCGCGCTGGGCCAGTACGCGATCACCGAGGCGTTCCGGGTGGGCGAAGCGTCGTTGATCGCGCCGCTGGAATACACCGCGCTGGTCTGGGGCGTGGGCCTGGACCTGCTGCTCTGGGGTGTGCTGCCGGACGCCGTCACCTGGGCCGGTGCGGGCATCATCATCGCCAGCGGGCTGTACCTGTTGCGCCGCGAGCGGGTGCACGTGGAGGCCGAGCACCCCTGATTTCGCCGGGGGTGAAACTGGCGGTTTTCGCGGATGCAGTGACGCTTTTGGTGTGAATACTGGGCACGCCAATAAATTGCCCGGGTAAAACGTGGAAATTGCTGCGCTGCGATTTGTGGCCGGCCCCGCGATATGTTCCCATGGCGCTTTCCCCACAAGCGGAGTTCCGGCCATGGCCGAGCTGAAGGAAGCGCGCGTCCCCGACATCGGCGGACACGGTGATGTGCCGGTGATCGAGCTGCTGGTAAAGCCCGGCGACACCGTGGCCAAGGACCAGGGCCTGGTCACGCTGGAATCCGACAAGGCGACCATGGAAGTGCCGTCGCCGTTCGCCGGCGTGGTCAAGGAGGTCAGGGTGAAGCTGGGCGACACCGTGTCCGAGGGCGCGGTGGTGGCGGTCATCGAAGCTGCCGATGCCGCGCCAGCTGTCGCCGCCCCGGCTGCGCAGGCTCCCGCGCCAGCGCCAGCGCCAGCGGCTGAAGCGCCGAAGCCTGCACCTGCACCTGCACCTGCACCTGCACCTGCACAGGTGGTGGTCGAAAGTGGCGCCCCGGTGCCGGCATTGGCGCCGGTGGCCGAACCCGGCCAGCCCGGCATCCCGCCGATGCGCTTCGAGGCCGACGCGGTGCTGCCGGCCAAGGTGCCCTACGCCAGCCCGGCGGTGCGACTGTTCGCGCGCGAGCTGGGCGTGGACCTCGGGCAGGTCAGCGGCAGCGAACGCGGCGGCCGCATCTCCAGGGAAGACGTGCAGAAGTTCGTGAAGGCAGCGCTGGCCGGCGGCATCGCGGCGCCGGTGGCAGCTTCCGGCGCTGGCGGCGGGCTCAGCCTCATCCCGTGGCCGAAGGTCGATTTCGCCAGGTTCGGCGCCATCGAAACCAAACCGTTGTCGCGCATCCAGAAGATTTCCGGCGCCAACCTCGCGCGCAACTGGGCGATGATCCCGCACGTCACCCAGCACGACGATGCCGACATCACCGAGCTAGAGGCGCTGCGCGTCGCCCTCAACGAGGAGAACGCCAAGGCCATCGCCGCCGGCAAGACCGGCAAGCTGACCATGCTCGCCTTCCTGATCAAGGCCTGCGTGGCGGCGCTGCAGAAATTCCCCACCTTCAACGCCTCGCTGGACGGCGACAACCTCGTCCTCAAGCAGTACTTCCACATCGGTTTCGCCGCCGATACCCCGAACGGGCTGGTGGTGCCGGTGCTGCGTGACGCCGACCAGAAGGGCGTCGCTCAAATCG from Thermomonas sp. XSG encodes the following:
- a CDS encoding YajQ family cyclic di-GMP-binding protein, which codes for MPSFDIVSIVDTHELTNAVDQASRELTTRFDFKGVDAKFALDDNVISQSAPSDFQLQQMTDILRARLTARKIDVRCLEFGDIETNLAGARQKVTVKQGIERELAKKIQGALKDAKLKVDSQINGDKLRVTGKKRDDLQAAMALLRGQEFELPLQFDNFRD
- a CDS encoding DMT family transporter; protein product: MPDPHPRRAIWLMLASVALFSLMDAGLKTLAAHYPPFQVAALRGLSSLPLVLAWALATAGPRALLRVRWPLHLLRGLLGIAMMASFVYALKTLPLSTAYSIFFVAPLLITALSVPFLRERVGPRRWIAIAIGLLGVLVVLRPTGQGMLTLAGGAVLLAAFGYAVSAITVRVLARTDSTQAITFWLLALMALGAGALAAPGWVALRGEHLWIVAAIGVAGALGQYAITEAFRVGEASLIAPLEYTALVWGVGLDLLLWGVLPDAVTWAGAGIIIASGLYLLRRERVHVEAEHP
- the aceF gene encoding dihydrolipoyllysine-residue acetyltransferase yields the protein MAELKEARVPDIGGHGDVPVIELLVKPGDTVAKDQGLVTLESDKATMEVPSPFAGVVKEVRVKLGDTVSEGAVVAVIEAADAAPAVAAPAAQAPAPAPAPAAEAPKPAPAPAPAPAPAQVVVESGAPVPALAPVAEPGQPGIPPMRFEADAVLPAKVPYASPAVRLFARELGVDLGQVSGSERGGRISREDVQKFVKAALAGGIAAPVAASGAGGGLSLIPWPKVDFARFGAIETKPLSRIQKISGANLARNWAMIPHVTQHDDADITELEALRVALNEENAKAIAAGKTGKLTMLAFLIKACVAALQKFPTFNASLDGDNLVLKQYFHIGFAADTPNGLVVPVLRDADQKGVAQIAKEMGELAALARDGKLKPEQMQGGCFTISSLGGIGGTAFTPIINAPEVAILGVSKSEMKPVWNGEKFKPRLMLPLSLSYDHRVIDGAAAARFTTYLGQLLADLRRAML